ATTTCGGGCTCCAGGATCAGCGTGCGCATCAAGGCGACACGCTGGCGCATGCCGCCGGACAGCATGCGCGGAAAGCTCTGCGCAAAACCTGTGAGCCCGGCCTTCTCGATGGCCGCATCGACGCGCCCTGCGCGCGCGGCCTTCGGCAGCCGCGCGATCTCCAGCCCATAGCCGATGTTCTGCTCCACGGTCCGCCAGGGAAACAGCGTATCCCGCTGGAAGACATAGCCGACCCTGGGGTTGACCTTGCCGGTCTCGACCGTGTCCTCGTCGATCAGGATGCGTCCGCCCGAGCGCGGCAACAGCCCGGCGACCATGTTGAGGATGGTGCTCTTGCCGCAGCCGGATGGACCGAGCAGCGCGACGAATTCGCCCTGCTTGACCTCGAAGGACACGTCATCCACCGCCACGAACTCGCGGCCGGACGCGTTGAAGCGTTTGGCAAGACCCTGCACGGCAATGCGGGTGCGCGCCGCCGCTGTTTGATCCTCGCCTCGCGCGAGCGCGAGGCCCTGGCCTGGCGCGGCGATCATTTGTATTTTGCCCTGGCCGCCTGGAGGAAGCTCATGTCGACGACATCCTCGTATCTGGTCTCGGGAATGTCGGTTCCCTTGCGGTACCACGGCTTGGCGCCGCGTTCGAACGAGGGCTTGTCGATGACACCGTCATAGGCCCAGGTCGACTTGTCGAAGCCGAGCTCGGCACTGACGGCGTCGGGGTCGATGCCCGAGAAATATTTCGGCGTGACCAGCGCCTGCACCTCGGCGAGCGGCGTCGCCTTCACGAAGGCCATGGCGCGGTAGATCGCGTTGACATAGGCCTGCACCATCGCCTTGTCCTGCTCGACCGTGTCCTGGAGCGTATAGATCACGAGAACGGGCAGCGTCCCGCCGAAATCCTTCTCGAACACGCCGGGTTTTGACGTGTCGTAGATCGTCCTGCCAAAACCCTTCTTCTCGACCTCGACGATCCAGCTCGGCGGCGCCATGATGGCGTCGAACTGCTTGGTCTGGAGCGAGGGGAACATCGTGTTGGTCCCGCCGCCCGCGACCCAGTTCACCTTGCTGCCGAGCCCGCGCGCTTCGAACACGTAGGTGCCGAACACCCAGGTGCCCGAGCCGATGGCGGTCGCGGCGACGATCGGCTTGGCGCCGTCCGGACGCTTGTAGTCCGCGAGCTTCTCGACCGAATTGATGCCGCTCTCGTAGAGGTCCTGCCGGACCATGATGCTGGCATAGGAGCACACCATCTCGGTCGCGAGCAGGATCTTGCACGGCTTGCCGCGCGCGCCGAGCTGGAGCGGATGGCTGGCGTCGCCATGCGCGAACAGCGCTTGCCCCGCCGCCAGCGTCTGGCGACCGAATGTGCCGGCATTGCCGGTGACGAGCTTGGAATCGAGCCCTTCGTCCTTGAAGTAGCCCTTCAGCTCCGCGATCATGCCGATGGCATAGACCGGCGAGACCGGCCCGAACGCGAGCGAGACCTGCTTGGCCTCGGCGCGCAGCTGCCCCGGCAGCAGCGATGCGCCGGCCCATGCGGAGCCCGCGATCAGCGCCTGACGCCTGGTAATGCTCATGTGCTCCTCCTCCCTTGGTTTGTTCGATTGCGCCGGTCAGTCAGGACGG
This genomic stretch from Bradyrhizobium sp. CCGB12 harbors:
- a CDS encoding ABC transporter substrate-binding protein — protein: MSITRRQALIAGSAWAGASLLPGQLRAEAKQVSLAFGPVSPVYAIGMIAELKGYFKDEGLDSKLVTGNAGTFGRQTLAAGQALFAHGDASHPLQLGARGKPCKILLATEMVCSYASIMVRQDLYESGINSVEKLADYKRPDGAKPIVAATAIGSGTWVFGTYVFEARGLGSKVNWVAGGGTNTMFPSLQTKQFDAIMAPPSWIVEVEKKGFGRTIYDTSKPGVFEKDFGGTLPVLVIYTLQDTVEQDKAMVQAYVNAIYRAMAFVKATPLAEVQALVTPKYFSGIDPDAVSAELGFDKSTWAYDGVIDKPSFERGAKPWYRKGTDIPETRYEDVVDMSFLQAARAKYK
- a CDS encoding ABC transporter ATP-binding protein, which translates into the protein MIAAPGQGLALARGEDQTAAARTRIAVQGLAKRFNASGREFVAVDDVSFEVKQGEFVALLGPSGCGKSTILNMVAGLLPRSGGRILIDEDTVETGKVNPRVGYVFQRDTLFPWRTVEQNIGYGLEIARLPKAARAGRVDAAIEKAGLTGFAQSFPRMLSGGMRQRVALMRTLILEPEILLMDEPFGALDTHTKLEMHKTLLEIWERERQTVLFVTHDLGEALTLASRIILLSARPGRLKEDFDVAIPRPRDPVGVRETAEFGRLYSHIWHSLGEEFRRTRAD